TTTTGGTCACAGGCACTTTCACGCCGCCACCAATTGCAACGGCATAGCCGTCTTTGGTGTCAGTAGGATTGGTGGACATGACTTTCGCGCCAGGCGTCAGGAAGATGTCGCCAACTGCCACGTTGTAGCCGAGACCCAGGCTCTCTACATTGCCATCATGATCGCTGCGCAGCCAGTCGCCCGAAAGCGCAAAACCTGGGGAGTCGGTACCCAGTCCAACACGCACATGGGTGTAATCCTCACCGACGTCAACGCCGCCTTCGATTGCCTGCGCCTGTCCTGCCAGCGCCAGAAGCGCCAGTGCGCCTGCGGTAGTTGCCACTGCTTTCATTTTATTCTCCTGATGAATTTACTCACGCCCTGTACGGGCGGCTCCGCAGAGTAAACCAACTGCCGGCTGAATAATATGGGACATCGCCCTGTCACGTCAGAATTTAGTTAACATTACAAACCCTGGGTAACAGAATGTTTCACTACAGGGTCGCCCACAGCAGATGACCAATGGCAGGGGCAATGACCACGGTAACCACGCCAGAGAGCATCATGACCAGGCTGGAAACCACACCCTCCTCCTGGCCGAGCTCGTAGGCTCGGGCGGTTCCTGCCCCGTGTGAAGCGGCGCCAAACCCCGCCCCTTTAGCCATTCCCTGCTTCACCGCCAGGCGTAAAAAGAGCACATCCCC
This genomic window from Erwinia sp. E_sp_B01_1 contains:
- a CDS encoding YfaZ family outer membrane protein; the encoded protein is MKAVATTAGALALLALAGQAQAIEGGVDVGEDYTHVRVGLGTDSPGFALSGDWLRSDHDGNVESLGLGYNVAVGDIFLTPGAKVMSTNPTDTKDGYAVAIGGGVKVPVTKMFNVFGEYYWSPDSFSSHIDNYQEASAGVSFQPISLVDVRVGYKYMTLNGKDGRKDNVVADGPYVGAAVHF